One Obesumbacterium proteus DNA window includes the following coding sequences:
- the lolA gene encoding outer membrane lipoprotein chaperone LolA: MKKLLLACCLMTGFASTAALATPSSDLQTRLNKVNSFHSSFTQTVTTADGAAVQQGEGELWVKRPNLFNWHMTSPDESVLVSDGKTLWFYNPFVEQVTATWLDSATSNTPFMLITRNDAKEWNQYNVKQTGDTFDLTPKSQKNNLKKFTISVSPTGTINSFTAVEQDGQSSAYKLKSQQSGVVDASKFQFTPPKGVTVDDQRQ, from the coding sequence ATGAAAAAGCTGTTATTAGCGTGCTGTTTAATGACTGGTTTTGCATCGACCGCCGCGCTGGCGACGCCAAGCAGCGATTTGCAGACTCGCCTGAATAAGGTCAACAGTTTCCATTCAAGCTTTACTCAAACCGTAACAACGGCCGACGGCGCTGCGGTACAGCAGGGTGAAGGTGAATTATGGGTCAAACGTCCTAACCTGTTCAACTGGCACATGACCTCTCCCGATGAAAGCGTTTTAGTGTCCGATGGCAAAACTCTGTGGTTCTATAACCCGTTCGTTGAGCAGGTAACCGCGACTTGGCTAGATAGCGCGACCAGCAATACGCCATTTATGCTGATTACACGTAACGATGCGAAAGAGTGGAATCAGTACAATGTGAAACAAACCGGTGATACGTTTGATCTGACGCCGAAAAGCCAGAAAAATAATCTGAAGAAATTTACGATTAGCGTATCGCCAACGGGCACCATCAATAGCTTTACCGCCGTTGAACAAGACGGGCAAAGCAGCGCTTATAAACTGAAAAGCCAGCAAAGCGGCGTGGTTGATGCCAGCAAATTCCAGTTCACACCGCCTAAAGGCGTGACGGTGGACGATCAACGCCAATAG